The Nocardia arthritidis genome has a window encoding:
- a CDS encoding DUF4153 domain-containing protein — MARGADDGQLVGSHAGASDAARSSSAGTDVVSGVLRGADAGESDAEAGKSGRVRVSGTGYAKFVGVGEGSSGGWGMAGSWGRVWWVGVGLALLGVGAVRAAGWLFGLCVVGAAVSASLGVVGRRSRFGVLYDVIAVPVAAVAAMPWVYAGIGRMRGGMDARRRRIGVSVGATVVLLAVFVPLLAGADATFAALVGDATPRIDVGSAVRWCVVFGGAAAAAIGAIFLLAGPPVPASDAAEEVSGRPWRRIEWALPVGALTVLFAVFVGAQFVALFGGDDYVRRTAGLTYAEYARSGFWQLSAVTILTLAVVLAVLRWAAQDCAADRLWLRVLLCAVGGLTLIIVASALSRMWTYQQAYGFTVLRLLVQTCELWLGLVYLLVLVAVLRLERNWLPRATIGTAMVTLLALAALNPEGLIADRNIDRWQHGKELDTAYLGKLSPDIVPALDRLPEPMRAALLADLRHRLDDDTWQSWNWARRGAR; from the coding sequence ATGGCGCGTGGTGCGGATGACGGGCAGCTGGTCGGATCGCATGCCGGTGCGTCGGATGCGGCTCGGTCGTCGTCTGCCGGAACCGATGTGGTGTCTGGTGTGCTGCGCGGAGCCGATGCGGGTGAATCGGATGCGGAAGCCGGGAAATCCGGCAGGGTGCGGGTATCCGGTACGGGCTATGCGAAATTCGTTGGTGTAGGGGAGGGTTCGTCCGGTGGGTGGGGGATGGCGGGGAGTTGGGGGCGGGTTTGGTGGGTTGGGGTGGGGTTGGCGCTGCTGGGGGTCGGGGCGGTGCGGGCGGCGGGGTGGTTGTTCGGGCTGTGTGTGGTGGGGGCGGCGGTGTCGGCGTCGTTGGGAGTGGTGGGGCGGCGGTCGCGGTTCGGTGTGTTGTATGACGTGATCGCGGTGCCGGTGGCGGCGGTGGCCGCGATGCCGTGGGTGTATGCGGGGATCGGGCGGATGCGCGGTGGAATGGATGCGCGGCGGCGACGGATAGGGGTTTCGGTCGGGGCGACCGTCGTATTGCTCGCGGTGTTCGTGCCGCTGTTGGCGGGGGCGGATGCGACGTTCGCCGCGTTGGTGGGTGATGCGACGCCGCGGATCGATGTCGGTTCGGCGGTGCGGTGGTGTGTGGTGTTCGGCGGTGCGGCGGCGGCCGCGATCGGCGCCATCTTCCTGCTCGCGGGGCCGCCGGTGCCGGCTTCCGATGCGGCGGAAGAGGTTTCGGGTCGCCCGTGGCGGCGGATCGAGTGGGCGCTGCCGGTCGGTGCGCTGACGGTGCTGTTCGCGGTATTCGTCGGTGCGCAGTTCGTCGCGCTGTTCGGCGGCGATGACTATGTGCGGCGCACCGCCGGATTGACCTACGCGGAGTACGCGCGCAGCGGATTCTGGCAGCTTTCGGCGGTGACCATACTGACCCTGGCCGTCGTGTTGGCCGTATTGCGTTGGGCGGCACAGGATTGCGCCGCGGATCGGCTGTGGTTGCGGGTATTGCTCTGCGCCGTCGGCGGATTGACGTTGATCATCGTGGCCTCCGCGCTGAGCCGGATGTGGACCTACCAGCAGGCATACGGGTTCACCGTGCTGCGGTTGCTGGTGCAGACCTGCGAGCTGTGGCTCGGCCTGGTCTACCTCCTGGTGCTCGTCGCGGTGCTGCGGCTGGAGCGGAACTGGTTGCCGCGCGCGACGATCGGCACCGCCATGGTCACCTTGCTCGCGCTGGCCGCACTCAATCCGGAGGGTTTGATCGCCGACCGCAATATCGACCGCTGGCAGCACGGCAAGGAACTCGACACCGCATATCTCGGCAAGCTGTCACCCGATATCGTGCCTGCCCTCGACCGGCTGCCCGAGCCGATGCGCGCGGCGCTGCTCGCGGACCTGCGGCACCGGCTCGACGACGATACCTGGCAGAGCTGGAATTGGGCCCGGCGCGGCGCGCGATGA